The Filimonas lacunae genomic sequence AGGAATCATAATAGATACATCAGGCTGCTCTGGTTTGTATGCCGCAAGCTGATTTTGAAGGTGAAGAATTTCTTCCCTTGTTAAGTCTGCATATTTTTTCCCCGGATACAAATGAGGTTTAATCCATCCAGGTAAGGCAAAAACTGACATAAGTTTTATAATTTAACCAGGTAATAGTTGATGTTGAACTTAACGTGCCGGAACACATGTCTAACGAAACTAATAAACACATTTGTCGAATTCTTATAGGAACGTCTATGCATAGTGCTTGGTTCATCGCTTGAGTTCCTTTGTTCAAATAAAGTGGTGAAATCATCGTAGAACAAGCCCCGGGCTTTGTTCTTTAAAAACGACATCATCATTTTATACTCTGTAACATCTCCTTTCACACCTTCCTTATATCTGCCAAACTTGTTGAAAAAGTTACTTCTTCTCAAGTGCGGATGATCGCTATAGAAATAGAACTTCCGGTAAGTATTAAAAATAGCTAATGGCTTAAACCGCATTTCGCTAAACCCATTTTTAAAAGGCTTTAACGAAGGATATCTAAAATAAGCATAAAATCTTACCACGTCAAGCGAAGCATCGTCTTCCATAAATTGCCAGGCATCCAGTAAGCGGCCAGAAAACAACGATGAGGGTACAAAGTCTTCCTGCACATAAACAGTATAGGGGGTACGTACTGCATCCTGCCCTTTATTAATATTATTGCCCAGTCCGCTGTTTTTAGCAGCAGTAACAAGCGTAAACGGATACGTTTTTGTTAGTTCAGCGATGTAGGCCAGATGTTCTGACTGGCTACCGTCGTCAGAAACAACAATGGCTTCAAAAGAAACCTGTAATTGCCGGAAAGTGGCAAGAAGTCTTTCCAGCGAACTGCTTCTGTTATAGTGGGTTATCAGCAGCGTAATGTCTTTAAAGTGTTGGGGTGCGGTCATTATTTATGGGCAATATATTCTTTAGTAAGTTTTGCTGTTTTATACTGCAGGTATAATTGGCGTAAAAATAAAACGGGAAGCGTTTTTTTGTTCTGCCATTGCGTACGAAATGCAGCAGTACTGGGTTCGTCAGAACTGTTCATTTGATCAAACAGACTGGTGAAATCCCTATAGTAAATACCTTTTCCTTTGTTTTTCACAAAAGAGATGCACATGCTGTGTTCGGTTACATCCGAATTACAATTTTCTCTGTATCGTCCGAATTTTTCTAAAAAATTGCGACGTTTCAGGTGTGGGTGATCGCTATAGCTGAAAAACTTCATATGCCCGGGATACCATATTTTAAAACGCATCAGGTCAAAACCTTTTTTATACGGCGTCAGATACGGGAAAAGCTGGTAAGCATAAAAGCGAGCTATATCAATACTTTCATCTTCCTCCATGAATGCCAGTGCATCTGAAAAGTGCGCCGGAAAAACAGGCTTAGGCACAAAGTCTTCCTGTACATACAGTGTGTAAGGCGTTTTTACTGCATCATGCCCTTTGTTATTGTTATTACCCAGCCCCTTGTTTTTAGGTACGGTAAGCAGGGTAAATGTGTAGGAATTCTGTAGCGATTTTATCACATCAAGATGCTCTGGTTTGCTACCATCATCACTCACTATAATTTCTCCAAAACGGCAATTGAGTTCAGCAAAAGCTTTTAAAAGTCTTGCCAGTGAAGCACTTCTGTTATAGTGCGTAATCAATAGCGTTACTTTTTCATAGAAAACAGGTGCAGACATCGAGCTACTTTAACGGTTAAAAACTAATCAGTTCCCTGTAAAATTAAGCCAATAAGGATTTGGATATTTATACCGGAATTTTATAATGCTTATTTAAGTTATTAAGGCATTCTAAATATCCTTCTACTGGTATTCTACAGTGGCTGTGAAAATATTTTGCTGAGTACCAGCATCGTAAAGATAGGTAAATATTTTGCTTGAGAGGGTAATCATCAGCAGCCCGTAATGCTCGTGAAGCGTATTGATATCGAAGGTGTTACCGGTATTCTGCCAGGCTTCAAATATTGCCTGCCCCTCCGCAGTAAGCTGCAGATGCAGCACGTTTAAATCATCTTTATAAATAACATGACGTGTGTTCAGCAGCGATGCCGCCAAAGGCCATTGAAGGCTGGTGTTTTGGGCTGTACAGCTGAAATGCAATGGCGGGCATTGGTCACGACGTATAATGGTAAGGTACTGGGGATACAACGTGATCAGCAATTCTGTGGCATCCTGTTCTGCATGTTTAATAGTGTTGGTAAGCAGTTCAGACAGGATGGTTTTGCAATAAAACAGTAAAGAAGGGCTGTGCGTGTACAATGGTGGTAGATGCTGTTCAATAAAAGACAGCACTTCCTCCAGGTAAGTG encodes the following:
- a CDS encoding glycosyltransferase, which codes for MSAPVFYEKVTLLITHYNRSASLARLLKAFAELNCRFGEIIVSDDGSKPEHLDVIKSLQNSYTFTLLTVPKNKGLGNNNNKGHDAVKTPYTLYVQEDFVPKPVFPAHFSDALAFMEEDESIDIARFYAYQLFPYLTPYKKGFDLMRFKIWYPGHMKFFSYSDHPHLKRRNFLEKFGRYRENCNSDVTEHSMCISFVKNKGKGIYYRDFTSLFDQMNSSDEPSTAAFRTQWQNKKTLPVLFLRQLYLQYKTAKLTKEYIAHK
- a CDS encoding glycosyltransferase translates to MTAPQHFKDITLLITHYNRSSSLERLLATFRQLQVSFEAIVVSDDGSQSEHLAYIAELTKTYPFTLVTAAKNSGLGNNINKGQDAVRTPYTVYVQEDFVPSSLFSGRLLDAWQFMEDDASLDVVRFYAYFRYPSLKPFKNGFSEMRFKPLAIFNTYRKFYFYSDHPHLRRSNFFNKFGRYKEGVKGDVTEYKMMMSFLKNKARGLFYDDFTTLFEQRNSSDEPSTMHRRSYKNSTNVFISFVRHVFRHVKFNINYYLVKL